Proteins from a single region of Pyrus communis chromosome 6, drPyrComm1.1, whole genome shotgun sequence:
- the LOC137737143 gene encoding large ribosomal subunit protein eL29z-like encodes MAKSKNHTAHNQSRKAHRNGIKKPKRHRHTSTKGMDPKFLRNQRYARKHNNTKNESASGEE; translated from the exons ATGGCCAAGTCGAAGAATCACACCGCCCACAACCAGTCGCGCAAGGCCCACAGGAACGGCATCAAGAAGCCTAAGAGGCACCGCCACACTTCCACCAAAGGG ATGGACCCCAAGTTTCTGAGGAACCAGAGGTATGCCAGGAAACACAACAACACCAAGAATGAATCTGCCTCCGGAGAAGAGTAG